A segment of the Neochlamydia sp. S13 genome:
ATGTAAGCAGCTTTATATGAGGGTATGGATCTATCAAATTAAAGGTTAGACGTTTTTTGAGCTGCTCTTTATGTAATCATATGCTTAATAAAAAGCTTGCTTTTAAGGAGAAAGCCACTTTGGAACAAGGCTAATTTCTTTTTGGGTTATGCAGACATAGCTTCTATAAAAGGTAGGATAAAAGTTTGCCAAACACCAACTACCTCTTGCTCTTGTTAGTAGGGTGCGTCTTAGAGTGAGAAAGAGAGTACTAATATATTAATTTATACGATGTTTTTTAGTTGTATAGAAGATTAGCTTTTAAAATAAATTCTGTTGATTTTATAAGCCATAGTTGTTAAAATTTATTGAACTTAAAGAATAAATAGGGTCAAAATGAAACTAAGCGGTTTTCCTCAATTATGCATATGGATTGATCGTAAGGCTGACTACGTGCCTTTAATCAGTACAGTGACTAACCTAGTCAATATTTTCCAAAAATGTGTTTATATACCGACCCTGCAAGAAAAAAACTTATCTGTAAGCAAAAGTTATTACCGCTATCTTAATAAAAAAAGTTTTGGCAGGTGCATTGTTTTATTAATCCCCATCTTAGGAAATATATGGGTTGGAGTTTGGGATATTCATCGTTATAGACTCAATAATAAGAACCCAAAACCGCTAAGAGCAGACCAGACGATTAACTTGCCCCAAGATGCCGTGAAAGAAATTAATAATGAACCGGCTCCATTGGTTATTGTTCAAAAAGGTGAGTTAACGCTTGACAATCTCAGCGAGGAGTTTAAAAAAGATAAGGCTACCTCCCTTGCTGAGATGCAGAAAAATGGATGGGAGCTTTCTCAAGCTAGAGAAGATTTTAAAAAAGATCAAGATATCGTATTGGCTGCTGTTAAGCAAAGCGGCTTAGTTCTTAAGTATGCTCATCCAGAATTACAAAATAATAAAAATATCGTACTTGCCGCTGTTAGCCAAGATGGTCTAGCCCTTAAATATGCTAGCCAAGAACTTAGGAATGATAAGGAAGTCGTACTTGCCGCCGTCCAGCAAGATAGCTTAGCTCTTGAGTATGCTAGCCAAGAGCTTAAAAATAATAAAGAGGTGGTGCTTGCTGCTGTTAAACAAAATGGCGCATCTCTTAAATATGCTAGCCAAGCGCTTAAAAACGACAGGGAGGTCGTGCTTGCTGCTATTCATCACCAAGATCCGGCCCTCCAGTACCTTGATAAAACGGTGATAAATAATGAGAGATTTGTGCTTGTTGATTTTAAGCATCGGTGCTTGACTATCCAGTATGGGGGCAAAAAAATTAAGAACGACGAAGAGGTCATGCTTGCTGCTGTTCAGCAGGATGGCTTAGCCCTTAAATATGCCAGTGAAGAAATTAAAGACAATAGAAAAGTCGTGCTTGCTGCCATTCAGCAAAATGTATGGGCACTTGAGTATGCCTCCAAGCCCCTAAGGGATGATAAATATCTGCTACTTATCGCTGTTCGGCAAGCTGGCAGCCTACTCTTTTATGCCAGCCCATGGATTAAAAGTAATAAAGATATTGTGCTTGCGGCGGTCCAGCAAGATGGTCTGGCACTTCGGCATGCTGGAGAAGATCTGAAGAATGATAAAGAGGTGGTACTTGCTGCAGTTCAGCAAAACGGCCAGGCTCTTCAGTATGCTAGTCAAGAGCTTAGAAATGATAAAGATATTGTGCTTGCGGCCGTCCAGCAAGACGTTCGGGCACTTGAGTATGCTGGAGAAGATCTGAAGAATGATAAAGAGGTAGTACTTGCCGCAGTCCAGCAAAAAGGCAAGGCTCTTCAGTATGCTAGTCAAGCACTTAAAAATGATAAAGATATTGTGCTTGCGGCCGTTCGGCAAGACGGCCAGGCACTTGAGTATGCTGGAGAAGCTCTGAAGAATGATAAAGAGGTGGTACTTGCCGCAGTTCAGCAAAATGGTAAGGCTCTTCAGTATGCTAGCCAAGCGCTTAGAAATGATAAAGATGTTGTGCTTGCGGCCGTCCAGCAAAACGGTCTGGTACTTCAGTATGCTGGAGAAGATCTGAAGAATGATAAAGAGGTGGTACTTGCCGCAGTTCAGCAAAACGGCCAGGCTCTTCAGTATGCTAGTCAAGCACTTAGAAATGATAAAGATGTTGTGCTTGCGGCCGTCCAGCAAAACGGCCTGGCACTTCAGTATGCTGGAGAAGATCTGAAGAATGATAAAGAGGTGGTACTTGCCGCAGTTCAGCAACAGGGTTGCTCCCTTCAATATGCTAGTCAAGCACTGCGAAACGATAGGAAAGTCGTCATGGCCGCTGCTAAGCAAAATGGCATGGCACTTCGTTATGCTAGTGAGCAACTTCAGAAAGATAAAGAGTTCCTTAAGCTATGTAATAAGTAAATGATTAATTGTGCTTTTGCTAGAGAGGGAGTACTCAACAGAAATGCTATTATTAATTTAAAGCAAAGGAGACTTCTGTTCTGCAGGGAAATTGCATAAAGATTTTACTTACCGTTTTACATTTTCCTCATGTAATCTCGATTCCATGAGGATTTATTTTTTTCCCTTAATTTCTGCTTTTGTTTTTGCACCAGCTTTTAATAGATTCATTGTACGCCTTTTAAAACAGATAAATTTATACGGCTGAGGCCCTCAAGCCTGGTTTCTGTCTTCCTCATATGAGCTATCTAATATGCTTTTAAGAAGGTGTCTCGAAACTTTCGCTTTTTGATAAAATGAAAGCAAATTCAAAAATAGGTTTCCGAGCACCTTCTTACATTTTCTTGCCTATCTTGCTTTTTTTATATATATAAAAGTGCCTAAAAAGTAAATAAAATAGGCATAAAGCTTAAAAGAGGCCATACCATGAATCCTAACTCTTCTATTACCATTGAACATTTACCTAATGAAATACTAACTCCCATTTTAACGGTTTGCACCTCGCCTGCCTTAGTTAGCGTTTGTACAAGATGGCGACATCTGGTGAACGCAGAAATAATGCCCTCTCTTTATAAGCAAATAGGTAAGATACATTTTCCTCAACAAGATATTAGCGAACAGACTTTTATTTTAGATAGGATTTATAAGCTAGAAGAAGAGCTTACTGAAACAGGAAAGGTAAATGCTATCTTCAAGCAGATCTTTACTTTAGCTAACTCACTTTCTCCTGCAGAGTTAGAATTTAAGTGGAAAACTGAGGAAAAAAGGTATTTTAACCTGGCTAATTATTCTTCTTATCTTATAAATATTAACCGCCTCTTAATGTGGAAAAACCTTTCTGATGGCACAAAATACTTAGAGCAAGAAAAAATTAGGTATTTGCCTCTAGCAAAAAAAGGAGAGCTTTTCAGAGAGTGGATTGAAAGATATGGCCAAGATATTGAAGAGTTATATTTAAACGAGATTAGCCTGACCTTTTTACCTCCAGAGATATGGCAGCTCTCTCAGCTGTGGCGGCTTGACTTAAACAACAACCAGCTTACCTTCCTTCCGGCAGAGATAGGGCAGCTTTCTCAGCTGGAATATCTTTGCTTAGAGGATAACCAACTTACCTCTCTTCCTGCTGAGATAGGGCAGTTAGTCCAGTTAAAAAACCTTTTCCTGAAGGGCAACCAGCTTATCTCCCTTTCTGCAGAGATAGGGCAGCTTTCTCAGCTGGAATACCTTTGCTTAGAGGATAACCAACTTACCACTCTTCCTGCTAATATAGGGCTGCTTTCTCAGCTACAAGAGCTTTACTTAAACGGTAACCAGCTTACTTCCCTTCCTGCTGAGATAGGGCAATTATCCCAGCTGGGAGGGCTTCACTTAAGCAACAACCAGCTTACCATGATCCCTAAAGAAATTTGCCAGCTCTCGCGATTGCAATACCTTGACTTAAGCCACAACCATCTCACTGCCCTTCCTCCAGAGATTGGGCAGCTTGCCCAGCTGCGAAGCCTTCACTTAGCGAATACGCAGTTTACCTCTCTTCCATCAGAGATATGGCAGCTTTCTATGCTGTATGAGCTTAACCTAAGCAGCAACCAACTCACCGCTCTTTCTGCACAGATAGGGCAGCTTTCACAGCTGGGAAACCTTGACTTAAGCCACAACCATCTCACTGTCCTTCCTCCAGAGATAGGGCTGCTTTCTCAGCTGAAAAGGCTTTACTTATTCGATAATCAGCTCATCTTTCTTCCTGCAGAGATAGGGCAGCTTTCTCAGCTGGAGTACCTTTGCTTAAAGGATAACCAACTTACCTCTCTTCCTGCTGAAATAGGGCTGCTTTCTCAGCTGAAAAGGCTTGAATTATTCGATAATCAGCTCACCTCCCTTCCGGCAGAGATTCAGCACCTTTCTCAGCTAGAAGAGCTTCACTTACCGTGTAACCAGTTTACGTCTCTTTTGGCAGAGAGTGGGCAGCTTTCTCATATCTATCTACTTTGCTTAAATCATAACTAACTTACCACCCTCCCTTCCGAGATAGGGTAGCTTTCGCGGCTGCAATGGCTTCTCTTAAATGATAACCATCTCACTGTCCTTTCTGCAGAGATAGCACTGTGCTTTGAAGATTTAGATTTTAAGTTAGACGGAAATCTGCTGGAAAACATACCAGAGGAATTAAAACAACGTTTTTAGCGGTAGCTGAAAAAATATCTGCTTCCTCACCTATAATATTAAAAGGGCAAATTGCTGACCTAGAAAGTTTTAAGGATATAGAGAAAGAATTTTTGTTTTATAGGCGTAAGGGGCCTTGCTATGTAAATGGTCTAATAGCTTGCCTGCTTAAAGAGGAGTCTTGCACTAAGCTTATCACCAAAGTTAGCATCCACTGCTCTTTGGACATTGCTTCTCGAGCATGACAAGCTGTGCCATCTTATTCATCGCCAAAGATGTAGTATATAATACGCTTTCGGACAACTTTTTATGCAGTCATATACTTAATAAAAAGCTTGCTTTTACGATGAGAGCTAGCTTGGGGGAAGGTTGATTTCTTTTTTATTTATATAAACATAAGTTTTTTAAAGTTACGATTTTTCTCGCTGTTAGGCTAGCTTCCTAGAGCGAAAATCTCCTCTAAAGTTTCTTTTAAAGCGGTATATCGCTCTTTTGGCAAGCGATCTTCGATGATAGCCGCAAAGTTTCAACATGCCTGGCCTCATTGTCTTCTCCTAAATCTTTAAGGGGTTTTAAGGCATCATTTCTTTCTTTCACAGCTTGTCTGTCTCTTGGCTTTAAATCTTTCTTCTCTTCTT
Coding sequences within it:
- a CDS encoding DUF4116 domain-containing protein, which produces MKLSGFPQLCIWIDRKADYVPLISTVTNLVNIFQKCVYIPTLQEKNLSVSKSYYRYLNKKSFGRCIVLLIPILGNIWVGVWDIHRYRLNNKNPKPLRADQTINLPQDAVKEINNEPAPLVIVQKGELTLDNLSEEFKKDKATSLAEMQKNGWELSQAREDFKKDQDIVLAAVKQSGLVLKYAHPELQNNKNIVLAAVSQDGLALKYASQELRNDKEVVLAAVQQDSLALEYASQELKNNKEVVLAAVKQNGASLKYASQALKNDREVVLAAIHHQDPALQYLDKTVINNERFVLVDFKHRCLTIQYGGKKIKNDEEVMLAAVQQDGLALKYASEEIKDNRKVVLAAIQQNVWALEYASKPLRDDKYLLLIAVRQAGSLLFYASPWIKSNKDIVLAAVQQDGLALRHAGEDLKNDKEVVLAAVQQNGQALQYASQELRNDKDIVLAAVQQDVRALEYAGEDLKNDKEVVLAAVQQKGKALQYASQALKNDKDIVLAAVRQDGQALEYAGEALKNDKEVVLAAVQQNGKALQYASQALRNDKDVVLAAVQQNGLVLQYAGEDLKNDKEVVLAAVQQNGQALQYASQALRNDKDVVLAAVQQNGLALQYAGEDLKNDKEVVLAAVQQQGCSLQYASQALRNDRKVVMAAAKQNGMALRYASEQLQKDKEFLKLCNK
- a CDS encoding leucine-rich repeat domain-containing protein codes for the protein MNPNSSITIEHLPNEILTPILTVCTSPALVSVCTRWRHLVNAEIMPSLYKQIGKIHFPQQDISEQTFILDRIYKLEEELTETGKVNAIFKQIFTLANSLSPAELEFKWKTEEKRYFNLANYSSYLININRLLMWKNLSDGTKYLEQEKIRYLPLAKKGELFREWIERYGQDIEELYLNEISLTFLPPEIWQLSQLWRLDLNNNQLTFLPAEIGQLSQLEYLCLEDNQLTSLPAEIGQLVQLKNLFLKGNQLISLSAEIGQLSQLEYLCLEDNQLTTLPANIGLLSQLQELYLNGNQLTSLPAEIGQLSQLGGLHLSNNQLTMIPKEICQLSRLQYLDLSHNHLTALPPEIGQLAQLRSLHLANTQFTSLPSEIWQLSMLYELNLSSNQLTALSAQIGQLSQLGNLDLSHNHLTVLPPEIGLLSQLKRLYLFDNQLIFLPAEIGQLSQLEYLCLKDNQLTSLPAEIGLLSQLKRLELFDNQLTSLPAEIQHLSQLEELHLPCNQFTSLLAESGQLSHIYLLCLNHN